In a genomic window of Anomalospiza imberbis isolate Cuckoo-Finch-1a 21T00152 chromosome 5, ASM3175350v1, whole genome shotgun sequence:
- the LOC137474048 gene encoding uncharacterized protein, with translation MALLSLLFVLVQSLIQYPRPAGDGLDEATHRQMKERQELLDREMARLLQELERGPLEQQDEGWGAVLFGALQQWPFCLLAGVLLLLGLWFSCRRRSCAASSSSKDQSSWKTLGDGRGKEQEEDSPDSEKGKENTDVTVEADDSETENDREGSPVAADEGDNDDVIEGHDNVKLKEDSYVNSGNGQVLKKDEGRSDGDVPGDSTAEGNEEEPGNVAGNKEHLDEANEGENKDVQLKEDSYVNSGNGQVLKKDEGRSDGDVPGDSTAEGNEEEPGNVAGNKEHLDEANEGENKDVQVEQDKDTGKEGKGDGNEEKGNSANVKAGNNDDVNEGEDNIDGQEEYMHVKVQESSDASEQRGRDWTGQEDSSDHGNEVDHSGFAAPEKENKDVIEEDGNDRIKDEEQGDLNVEGNRNKDRKEEEQGNVAASEKGVSDGGKEESGNGGTEDSEDTQDAGSEQGILLLDSIWWPVEDQERGCSVIAELMENFTCVFVDSVSNSFYPVPQEAIGVGSAFEGWSPREWDGVYQVLVPLNPPPGHTFHLELNSAGQMAARTFSVRVELACTCERERLGEKLLCFLHHSQEELWREQKRSLLETLCTGSYLDVEKTSHWFYQLVRCSWLHVPQSYSWHLVFQPCSRSCQFQLSKGKRSLTVEMLFGVRQGDSDIFVVSQPTEAQKGNSCNFVSSQPTEANIMASTAWPETYAVAEAKFFQHIARQVPCESLHLKCLQVFTCILRGTGFSSSTWKTVVMHVLTTVPLSRWRRREFAQRLWDVMAYLRRCLHLKCLEHFVLGNERLPAEISLPSAMRRLEPLNLFEHLARDPAAHMEALKAYGRLRFRLRMLLSSH, from the exons atggctttactttcattactcttcgtgctcgtgcaaagcctgatccagtacccccggccagctggggatgggctggatgaggccacgcaccggcaaatgaaggagcgtcaggagctgctggaccgtgagatggctcggctgctgcaggagctggagcgggggcccctggagcagcaggacgagggctggggagccgtgctctttggtgccctgcagcagtggccattcTGTCTTCTTGCTGGCGTTCTGCTcctcttgggcctgtggtttagctgcagaagaaggagctgtgcggccagcagcagcagcaaggaccagagctcctggaagaccttgggagatgggagaggaaaagaacaGGAGGAAGACAGCCCTGATTcagagaaaggcaaagaaaacactgatgtgactgtggaggcagacgaCAGCgagactgaaaatgacagagaaggcagtcctgtggctgcagATGAAGGAGACAACGATGATGTCATTGAAGGCCATGATAATGTGAAGTTGAAGGAAGACAGCTATGTTAACAGTGGCAATGGCCAAGTCTTAAAGAAAGATGAAGGACGGAGTGACGGGGATGTGCCAGGGGACAGTACTGCtgaaggaaatgaagaagaacctggcaATGTTGCTGGAAATAAAGAACACCTCgatgaagcaaatgaaggagaaaacaaggatgtgcag TTGAAGGAAGACAGCTATGTTAACAGTGGCAATGGCCAAGTCTTAAAGAAAGATGAAGGAcggagtgatggggatgtgccaggggaCAGTACTGCtgaaggaaatgaagaagaacctggcaATGTTGCTGGAAATAAAGAACACCTCgatgaagcaaatgaaggagaaaacaaggatgtgcaggtggagcaagacaaggacactggaaaggaaggaaaaggagatggaaatgaagaaaaaggcaACAGTGCGAATGTGAAGGCGGGCAACAACGATGATGTAAATGAAGGTGAAGACAACATAGATGGACAGGAAGAATACATGCATGTGAAGgtgcaggaaagcagtgatgccAGTGAACAGAGAGGCAGAGACTGGACTGGGCAGGAAGACAGCAGTGATCATGGGAATGAAGTAGACCATAGTGGTTTTGCTgcacctgagaaagaaaataaggacgTTATCGAAGAAGATGGCAATGATAGAATCAAGGATGAAGAACAGGGTGATTTGAATGTGGAGGGAAACAGGAATAAGGATAGGAAAGAAGAAGAACAAGGTAAcgtggctgccagtgaaaaaggtgTCAGcgatggtggcaaggaagagagcggcaaTGGTGGAACTGAAGACAGTGAAGACACTCAGGACGCTGGGAGtgagcaaggcatccttttaCTGGATAGCATATggtggcctgtggaggaccaggagagaggttgctcagtgatagctgagctgatggagaacTTCACGtgtgtctttgtggacagcgtgagcaatagcttctacccggtgcctcaagaagccatcggggtgggcagtgcctttgagggctggagtccccgtgagtgggatggggtgtaccaggtgctggtcccactgaatcccccgccagggcaCACCTTCCACCTAGAGCTtaacagtgcagggcagatggcagcaaGGACCTTCAGCGTCCGTGTGGAGCTGGCGTGCACgtgcgagagggagcggctgggcgagaagctgttgtgcttcctgcaccactcgcaggaggagctgtggcgggagcagaagcgcagcctcctCGAGACGCTCTGCActggctcctacctggatgtggagaaaacctcccaCTGGTTCTACCAGCtggtgagatgctcgtggctgcatgtgcctcagtcatactcatggcacttggtgtttcagccctgcagccggtcctgccaattccagctgagcaaaggcaagaggagcctgacagtggaaatgctctttggggtgcgccaaggggactctgacatctttgtggtcagccagcccacagaggcccagaaaggcaactcctgcaactttgtgagcagtcagcccaccgaggccaacatcatggcaagcacagcgtggcctgagacatacgctgtggcagaggcaaaattcttccagcacatcgccaggcagGTGCCGTGTGAgagcttgcacctgaaatgcctgcaggtcttcacctgcatcctgaggggcacaggtttttccagctctacctggaagactgtggtcatgcacgtgctgaccaccgtaccgctgtcccggtggcgcaggagggaatttgcacagcggctgtgggacgTCATGGcgtacctgcgccgctgcctgcacttgaaatgcctggagcactttgtgctaggcaacgagaggcttcctgcagagatcagcttgccatCGGCAATGCGAAGGCTTGAGCCactcaacctctttgagcacctggcccgagatcctgctgcccacatggaggcactgaaagcttatggtcggctgcgatttcgcctccggatgctgctctccagccactga